One Globicephala melas chromosome 6, mGloMel1.2, whole genome shotgun sequence genomic window carries:
- the BIN3 gene encoding bridging integrator 3 isoform X2, whose translation MSWIPFKIGQPKKQVVPKTVERDFEREYGKLQQLEEQTKRLQKDMKKSTDADLAMSKSAVKISLDLLSNPLCEQDQDFLNMVTALDTAMKRMDAFNQEKVNQIQKTVIEPLKKFGSVFPSLNMAVKRREQALQDYRRLQAKVEKYEEKEKTGPVLAKLHQAREELRPVRDDFEAKNKQLLDEMPRFYNSRLDYFQPSFESLIRAQVVYYSEMHKIFGDLTQQLAQPGRPDEQRERENEARLSELRALSIVADD comes from the exons GTGGAAAGAGACTTTGAAAGGGAGTATGGAAAACTCCAGCA GCTGGAGGAGCAGACCAAGCGGCTGCAGAAGGACATGAAGAAGAGCACGGACGCCGACCTGG CCATGTCCAAGTCCGCTGTGAAGATATCCTTGGACTTGCTCTCCAATCCCCTCTGCGAGCAAGACCAGGACTTTCTGAACATGGTGACAGCCCTGGACACGGCCATGAAGCGGATGGATGCCTTCAACCAGGAAAAG GTGAACCAGATACAAAAGACTGTGATTGAACCCTTAAAAAA GTTTGGCAGTGTCTTCCCGAGCCTCAACATGGCCGTGAAACGGCGGGAGCAGGCCTTGCAGGACTACAGGAGGTTGCAGGCCAAGGTGGAGAAGTAcgaggagaaggagaagacaggGCCGGTGCTGGCCAAACTCCACCAG GCCCGAGAAGAGCTTCGGCCTGTGCGGGATGACTTTGAGGCCAAGAACAAGCAGCTCCTGGATGAGATGCCGCGGTTCTACAACAGCCGACTGGACTACTTCCAGCCCAGCTTTGAGTCCCTGATCCGAGCACAG GTCGTGTACTACTCGGAAATGCACAAGATTTTCGGAGACCTGACCCAGCAGCTTGCCCAGCCCGGCCGTCCTGATGAGCAGCGGGAGCGGGAGAACGAGGCCAGACTGAGCGAGCTCAGAGCCCTCTCCATCGTGGCCGATGACTGA
- the BIN3 gene encoding bridging integrator 3 isoform X1 translates to MSWIPFKIGQPKKQVVPKTVERDFEREYGKLQQLEEQTKRLQKDMKKSTDADLAMSKSAVKISLDLLSNPLCEQDQDFLNMVTALDTAMKRMDAFNQEKVNQIQKTVIEPLKKFGSVFPSLNMAVKRREQALQDYRRLQAKVEKYEEKEKTGPVLAKLHQAREELRPVRDDFEAKNKQLLDEMPRFYNSRLDYFQPSFESLIRAQVRPLPPRMMAQHFFPREAVAGFGDPSHASPALLPTPEAGLSHSLPPALPPREECRAPPVVGWNSRFGLSVALWLIPTFT, encoded by the exons GTGGAAAGAGACTTTGAAAGGGAGTATGGAAAACTCCAGCA GCTGGAGGAGCAGACCAAGCGGCTGCAGAAGGACATGAAGAAGAGCACGGACGCCGACCTGG CCATGTCCAAGTCCGCTGTGAAGATATCCTTGGACTTGCTCTCCAATCCCCTCTGCGAGCAAGACCAGGACTTTCTGAACATGGTGACAGCCCTGGACACGGCCATGAAGCGGATGGATGCCTTCAACCAGGAAAAG GTGAACCAGATACAAAAGACTGTGATTGAACCCTTAAAAAA GTTTGGCAGTGTCTTCCCGAGCCTCAACATGGCCGTGAAACGGCGGGAGCAGGCCTTGCAGGACTACAGGAGGTTGCAGGCCAAGGTGGAGAAGTAcgaggagaaggagaagacaggGCCGGTGCTGGCCAAACTCCACCAG GCCCGAGAAGAGCTTCGGCCTGTGCGGGATGACTTTGAGGCCAAGAACAAGCAGCTCCTGGATGAGATGCCGCGGTTCTACAACAGCCGACTGGACTACTTCCAGCCCAGCTTTGAGTCCCTGATCCGAGCACAGGTGAGGCCGCTGCCACCCCGCATGATGGCCCAACACTTCTTCCCTCGGGAGGCAGTCGCGGGCTTTGGAGACCCATCTCATGCCAGCCCCGCCCTGCTCCCCACACCGGAAGCGGGGCTCAGTCactctctgcccccagccctgcccccgagGGAGGAATGCAGGGCGCCCCCGGTTGTTGGCTGGAATTCCCGTTTCGGTCTCTCCGTTGCTCTTTGGTTAATCCCAACTTTCACATGA